The genome window AGGACCTCCTCGCTACCGCCGAGGAGCTGCGCGATGTAGAAGGCGCTCAGGATTGCAACCGTTCCGCCGACGGCTACTCCGAGCGCTATCTCCCTCGCGTAGGCCTTTATGGTCTCCCTGCCCTTGTAAACCGGAACGGCCAAACTCACCACCGCCGGCCCGAGGAGGAACTTGAGTATAACCGCGCTATCCATGTAGCTCCCGTAGGGGATTCCGAACCACTTAAGGATGACCGCTATCGTGATTATGGAGAGGAGAACCGGGTTGGTATAGAAGGCCCTTTTCCTGGCGTGAAGCTCCGAGAACAGGTAGAAGACCACCAGGGTGAGGGTTATTCCGAGCGGGTTCATTTCTCCTCCCTCCTGAGGAGTTCAACCGTCTTCGCGGTGACGACCAGCGTAACCAGGAAGCTCAGTATCAAGGCGACGGATATCGGCACCACTTGGCTCTTTATCAGGCCGAGGTAGGTGACTATCCCGACGCCGGGAGGGATGAACATGACGCTCATGTTCCTGACGAACAGCTCTGCCTCGCCCTCCACCCACTCCAGTTTGATGGCACCTGTGAGCAGCGCTCCCAGGAGGAAGAGCATGCCGAGCACGCTCCCCGGAATCGTCAGGTTGAGGACATAGGTTGTGAACTCACCCAGAGCGTAGAAGCCGAATATTATCGCCAGTCCGCGGTAGGGCCTCATGCTCCAATCTAGGGTACCCACATATAAAAGCATCCCGGGTGATGCGAAAGACCAATAAGCCCCTGCCGCGTAACACCACTGGTGATACCATGCTCATGAGGAACTATCGTTTTCCGGGTCGCTACGGTCCAGAATGGGGCAGCGGGGGAATATTCGGGCTGAAATATCACAACGGGATGCTCTACTTCACGCTGGCCTTTGAGGCGGAGGCGCACTTCATAGACGTGAAGAGCGGGGAGGAAAAGACCTACGACTTCACCCTCCTCGGAGACGCCCCGACCAGCGGTGGCGACACCTACAACGCGGTCGAGACCGTTGACGAGTTCATATACTTCGGCGGCTGGGTTCACGCACCTGCAGTTTACAGGGAGGACAGGAGGATACTCTTCCACAACAAGTACTCCCACGTTCACGTTTACGACACCGAGAACGACTCCATAAGGTTGCTCTGGAAGGATTCCATCCACCACGAGACCGACTGGGCGGGAGAGGTGAGCGATATACTCTACGACCCCTACGGCGACAGGCTTCTCCTCGCGAGGGAGGACGGCCACGCCAACCTCGGCGTCTACGCCCTCGACAGGAGAACCGGAAAGGC of Thermococcus celericrescens contains these proteins:
- a CDS encoding CidB/LrgB family autolysis modulator, which produces MNPLGITLTLVVFYLFSELHARKRAFYTNPVLLSIITIAVILKWFGIPYGSYMDSAVILKFLLGPAVVSLAVPVYKGRETIKAYAREIALGVAVGGTVAILSAFYIAQLLGGSEEVLLSIAPKSVTTAIAIGISEKIGGIPALTAVLVILTGIMGNAVGPELLSATGVRDRIARGLAMGVGSHGLGTARIILDDELAGAVSGLAMALNGVFTSLLLPHLIEVLK
- a CDS encoding CidA/LrgA family protein, with the protein product MRPYRGLAIIFGFYALGEFTTYVLNLTIPGSVLGMLFLLGALLTGAIKLEWVEGEAELFVRNMSVMFIPPGVGIVTYLGLIKSQVVPISVALILSFLVTLVVTAKTVELLRREEK